The Elaeis guineensis isolate ETL-2024a chromosome 5, EG11, whole genome shotgun sequence DNA segment taattaCATCATTCTTGGAAGTTTATGATTATAGTAATACGTACGTACCTCAAGGTTTCAGGGCGGAGAGGCCATTTGTCGAGGTTCTTCACAGAGTCTGGATAGAGATGGAAGAAGAAGTAGTCGGTCCAGTCCAAGATAGCATCTTTCGCCACCCCGAGGCGGCTGCCGTAACCCTCGTATGTCTTGGGGCTATTGGCGTAGGCCTTTTTCTCCTCCATGGGAAGGTGGAAGAACTCCTTCCACAGCTTCCTCATCTTTTCAACCAGATCGAGGCTGACGCCGTGGTTCACCACCTGGAAGAAGCCCCATTCCTTGCATGCATCCCACATCTCCTGCATGGTAGCCTGTCGTTCCCCCGAGTCGCCTGCGAGGCCGCCGAGGTCGATGATGGGTATCTTCAGGCCCTCCTCGGGGCCGTCGAGGAACGAGACAGCATGAGGCCGCTCGGAGGGGGGTTTGACGTAGTTCGCGGGGATCTCCATCAAGCCGCTCTCCGATAAGGACTGGACTGGGACGACTGGCTCGGGCCACCCCTGGGAATCCATGTTGGTGTGGAGTGGGGCACAAAGATTGGGGTATGAGGGAAAGATGATGATGGGTTGCTGTTAAGCGTGGAGATAGGCTATTTAGAGGCTGAGTTCGGATCCCATAACCGAGATGCAACGTACCCTTCTACCCcccacccccccaaaaaaaaaaatgcagcgtACCTGGCTGTGCTGCCACGTGCGTGCACGTTACCTAGACATCTGCCAGAGCAAGTTGTTTCCATGttttgtggtttttttttttttttcctcctcttcttttggTAAGGTTCAATGTTTCGCTGTTTGCCTGCATTTTTTCAACTAGTCCCTGGCCAGTTTTTGTCTCCTACAATTTTGCTttagataaatatattttttttagataaattatatttctcttctctaaactaaatgaaatttttaaataataaaaaattaaaatttagtttttataatttttaaactattttaatataattttttttagattctgACTATTttctctcataaaaaattatagttgACAATAATTGGTGCTTATGTGGCAAAAAATATCTGACGAATATGATATTACATAGATAATATGATATACGAGTGATGATGTGGTATaaagaatgaaaatttttattttactgaTATGGCATGAATGATGACTTAGTATTAATTTGctgtgaaatttttttcgaaagtGTCTAACCACTGAGTGATATGTCAATACTCATAGATGATGTGGCATAAATCACATGGCACATACATGATAATGTAGCATGGATAATGAGATAGCATCtgatgtgaaattttttttttaaatgtccaATCACCAAATAAAATGTCAGCATCCATACGCGCTATGACACAGATAACGTGGCATATGGGCAAATGATGTGGCATAGACTGTGATTTTTTTCGATAATATCCAATCACCAAATGACACATCAACAACCGAATGCCACATCAGCACCTATATACTATATCATTGCCCATGCCATAGCATCACCCACAtacaataaattatatttttcatgctctaaattttataaatattcttATATGGTCCTTATACTTAAAAAAATCTGGAATTAggtccttttgattttcaagtgtAGTTTAATTAAACTTTTTCAGTATGATGGTAGAAAAGGTGATAATTTTGATGTGGGATGAGTCATTGGatgcattcaaaaaattaaaaatagcagTACTATTCAAAATAAGGAGTTGGATCGAGACCCGAAGATGGTCTCAAAGCAGATAGGTTTGTAGATCTGAAGATCACTATTATGAACATAACGGTGACAGCAGAAAAGTAGGTAGACTTGATGTTCTCAGTTTCACCATTATCGAGCTCGCTACTACTgttgaatttcttcttgaaaaagaaTAAATTGATAATCATGGACTAAATATGCAATTAAGGATTTCAGGCTTTTATTCTGATTGGAGTAGCATAAGCATGCCAAGAGAATAAATAAATCAAAAGTAGaagttatttttttctctttatctaTTCTCTTTTTTGCTTTTCATTCTTCTTAGGTTTCGATCAAACTTTCTATGTTTGCCTTTTATATATTTATGTCTATTATATGCATGTGATGGGGCATTATATACGAATCATGAtggtgtaaatttttttttctgtatatatttatatctattctgatacaagatatgaagaaAAAGCGAATAGCTTAAGAGTATGATTGAAGATAAAGTaatcaataatataataatatattatcaaaataatttttttatttttagcttatGTATCACCTCATTGTATTAGTTTTAATTATCGAAatcatattattttaaattaaattatttttgaaaattaggGCACCTAATTAGAGATTTTTAAACTATAAAGCAACAGCTGAAATTCTAATTAGGGAATTTATTCTACTCCAGCCAGAGCAAACACTTGAGATCCTTACTTGTATAGTCTATAATTACAGATCTATTCTTTTTCAAGAAAGAATGTGGCAGCGGTAGCACACTCAGCATTGGTGAAACTAAGAATGCCGAGCCCACATATTTTCTCATTGTCGTTGCTATATTCATAATAACGATCTTCAGATCTCCAAATCTGATCTGCTTTAAAACTATCTTTAGATCTGGATCCATCTTCCTATTTTGAATACTACTACTATTTTTCAGCTTTTTAAATATATCTAATGCCTCGTGTGGCATCATAGTCATCACTTTCTCTATCATTATGCTGGAAaggtaaaattaaaatatactaaaaAATCAAAGGATCTAATTACAGATTTTTTTAAGTATAAAGATCATTTAAGAATATTTGTAAAActtaaaacataaaaaatataatttatgatataTGGGCGATGATGTGGCATGGATAATGATGTGGCATATGGATGCTAATATGTGACTTAGTGATTGgatactttcaaaaaaaaatttacaacacATGTTATGTCATCTATGCCACACTACTTAATTATGGGTATGAAAATGTCACTCAGTaattgaatatttcaaaaaaaaaatttacatcagatGCCATGTCATCACTCATGTACCATATCATCCATGAGTAATAACATATCACTCGATGATTAGATACTTTCAAAGAAAATTCTATGGTAGATGCCATATCATTACTTATATCATATCACCTATGAGTGCTAATATGTCATTCAGTGATTGGACAGTATATGCCACATCATCATCCATGCCATATCATCTATGCCACATCATTTATAAGTGCTGACATATTATTTGATAATTGAatactttcaaaaaaaattatattaaatactaTGTCATCATCCATACCATATCATCTATATCACATCACTTATAAGTACTAATATGTCACTTGGTGATTGGAcacactcaaaaaaatttatagtagatACCATATCATCATCCATGCCATGtcagtaaaataaaaatttttatccgtcATGCTACATCATCACTCATATCCCATATTATCTATGTCACATCatttttgtcaaatattttttgttaCGTAAGCACCGGTTATCGGTAGCTAGAATTTTCGATGAgagaaaataatcaaaattcGAAAAAAGAATcacattaaaataatttaaaaaatataaaaactaaACTTTAACTttttatagtttaaaaattttttaagaaaatttgatATAGTTCAagactaaaaatataatttatcaaaaattattttatctaattatgaTAGCAAGGCTAAACAAGTGGGGATGGatcaattttatataaattggtcCTCAATCTGGAAAGATTGTCAACGGAAGAAtcatgatagatttttttttcggGACATAGTAAATTTAatgctaaaatttttttgattaaatttaatctatcatatatatatatatatatatatatatatatatatatatatatatatatatatatatatatatatatatatctcaaagTTGAGAtggttaacaaaaaaaaaaattctctcttcaAAATGATGAAGACCTCAAAATGATGAtatgattttttattataatatatatatatatatatatatatatatatatatatatatttcggtTGCAAAACTTCGGTACCTTTAATATGATGAAGGATGTGTTCGGCCGTTGCagtatttttttattcaaaatattggtatgatattttttttattatctttgtcTGCCGTATAGCTAATAGATTAAATCTATCCAAAAACTGTTTTTGTCATTGGTTCGAGATAGAGATAAGTATCAGAcaattaatgagagagagagagagagagagagaggaaagtatGGTTTGCGTAACTGATGTGATGTCATAGACTTTTGCTGACTCGGTCACATAATTAAGCGTGTTTGGAGTGAGGTTTCCCCAGGGGAAGTTtcattggctttttttttttttttttttgggtaaaaaaagTTTCATTGCTTTTAGGAGGAAATTACTGTCCTGCTACAGATGCAGACCTGTCTGCCAGGGCACAGCGATCAGACCTGATGACGTGCCACGCGCTGCGCCATTCCTGCCGAGGTGTCCTGTTGGTCCCCACGAATTGCAACCAGGTGTATTCCGCATGCTCTACTCTCgcagacaaaagataaaaggagCTAGGGGAATAAGAAATGCTGCGAACGGGGAATAAGTCGCCGCCACCCCGCCATGGTTCTCGagctccccttctctctctctctctctatatatatatataaataaataaataaatttaaataaaatcaatcaaatttagattcaaatccgatcagatcaaaattggataATGATGATCCTACATCAATGAACCaaattattagatatgatctactaaTTTATACGCagcaaaaatcatataatttgaagatttctatcttatgcatcaagtgatcaaaaaatatatctaattcaattttatttaaacttttttatttttatatgcaaATAGTTTTGAGATAGTACATCACATATAATGACTTACATCATTGATGTAGTATTcatattatagagttttgatatGATCGaatctgagtccaaatccgaccGATCTGATTCTAGCttgactctctttctctctttatatatacatacatacatatatatatatatatatatatatatatatatatatatacacacacacatacacaaacAATTAATATCTAATATTTCTGtaccaaaatcaaaatcaaagacATTAATTCATGACTTTTCTACTTCAAAACAGGAGTttctttatattttctttttta contains these protein-coding regions:
- the LOC105045836 gene encoding jasmonate-induced oxygenase 1 isoform X2 yields the protein MDSQGWPEPVVPVQSLSESGLMEIPANYVKPPSERPHAVSFLDGPEEGLKIPIIDLGGLAGDSGERQATMQEMWDACKEWGFFQVVNHGVSLDLVEKMRKLWKEFFHLPMEEKKAYANSPKTYEGYGSRLGVAKDAILDWTDYFFFHLYPDSVKNLDKWPLRPETLRGTTEEYGRELVKLCRVLLKVLSIGLGLDEGYLQKVFGGDDIGACMRVGLYPKCPQPELTLGLSPHSDYGGLTILLADERVNGLQVRKGDAWVTVQPAPGAFTVNVGDQIQGRREGEDLGGGDQETMTERAIVGSRADR